The DNA region GGAGCCCGGCAGCGCCTTCGCGTGGCAGACGGGCTGGCTGGTGAGCAGCGTGCTCGACGTGGTGCACAACGTCAGAGACATCGCCGTCCTCGACGTGTCCGTCAGCGCGCATATGCCCGACGTGCTGGAGATGCCCTATCGCCCGCGCATCCTGGGCGCCCGTGACCCCGGCGACGGGGAGGTCACCCACCGCGAGGCGAACGACTACGCGAGCGGCGACCACCCCTACCTCATCGGCGGGACGACCTGCCTGGCGGGCGACGTGGTGGGCGAGTACGTCTTCGACCACGAATTGCGCGTGGGCGACCGGGTGGTCTTCGACGACATGATGCACTACACGATGGTCAAGACGACCTTCTTCAACGGGGTCAAGCACCCCGACATCGGCATCCTGCACGTAGGCGGGAGCTACGAGCGGGTCAAGGCGTTCGGCTACGAGGAGTTCAAGGCCAAGCTGAGCTGAGCGTCACGCCGACTCCGGCCCCGGTCCCTCCGCCTCGAACTCGGGGCGAATCGACCGGGGCCGCCTGCCGTCTATGTCGGTGAAGCCGTACTCCCCGGCGAGTTCTGCGGCGACGAGCACCTGGCCCGTGCGGTCCAGCACGCCCGGGTCGGCGGCGAGGTGGGCGACGGCGCGGCCCAGGAACTGCGGCGACTCCGAGTTGGAGAGGTCGAAGGCGCCCTCGGGGGCGAGGAGCACGCCCTCGGTGCGGACGAGGCCGGGGTAGAGCGACACGGCGGCGACCCGGTGCGGGCGCAGGTGGTTGGCGAACGCCTCCGCCATCCGGTCGTCCGCGTTCTTGGCGAGGAAATAGGGAATGTTCTCGCTGCCCCGGTGCCGCCCCCCCGCGAAGAAGCTGATGTTGACGACGAGCCCCCGGGCCGCGATCAGGAGGGGCGCGGCGAGCGCAGTGGTGACGTAGTGGGCCCGCACGCCCGAGTCGAACATGTCGTTCCAGATCGAGAGCGGTTGCTCCCAGAACGGCGCGTTCCACGCCTGCCCGCGCTCGTCCCAGCGGTGCAGGCCCTCGTAGCCGCCCCAGACGTTGTTCACGAGCACGTCGAGGTGGCCGTATTCTTCCGTGATTCGCTCGATCACAGCGCGAGTCTGCGCGTCGTCACGGTGGTCGCACTGGACCGGGACGCCCTGCCCGCCGAGAGCGGTCACGTCCGCCGCCGTTTCCTCCAGGCTGCCCACCAGGAAGGGCATCTCGGGGTGGCGCCCGCCGAGGGTGCGGCCCGTCACGTAGACCGTGGCCCCGGCCTCCCCCAGCCCCAGGGCGACCCCGCGCCCGACGCCCCGGCTGGCCCCGGTGACGAGGGCGACCTTTCCGTGAAGTGTTGGCATAGGGCGGCCAACTTACCAGCCCAAGAGCAACCCAAAAGAAACGTCCCGCCACTCCCGGCGGGGACGCTTCTTCTGGAAACAGGAGGCTCCGAACCTGCGCCGGGGGCGGGATTCGCCGCCTGCGGGCGCGCCGACATTGTGACCCGGCCCGGGGAGAACGTGGAGAGGGGGGCGCGGGAGGCTTCAGGCCGGGCGAGGGACGGGGAAGGGTCCCCGGCAATCACACCCGGCTCGGGGGATCAGGAGGGTGGGGAGGTCGGGATCGGCACGGTCTGGTGATGGTTGCCAGGGTAGATATAGATGCTGACGGTGCTCTGACAGGGCGCTACACGAATTTCCCCGCCATCTCATGAACCGCCGATCTTCGGCCCCCTCCCCTACCCCAGCCGCCCCGCCACCCACAGCGCGAGCGGCGCGACGACGAGGGCCGGAAGCATACTCCCCACCCGCACCCGGCGGTCCTCCCAGCCCAGTCCGGCGAGCATCAGGTTCCAACTGATGCCGGAGATGATCAGGCCGCCCGCCCCGGTGATCATCAGGACGTAGGCGTTCGTCTTCAGGACGCCCGGGTCCGCCCCGCCGAGCAGCCCGGCCGCGAAGGCCCCCGCCGCGAGGCTGAGGCCCCCCTGGAGGACGAGCACGGTGATCACGCTGAAGCCCACCCCGATGCCGTACGCCCCCGCCAGCGCGAGCGAGGCGATGCCGTCGAGGGTGCTCTTGAGGACGTAGGTGCCGCTGTCCCCGGTCAGGCCGTTCTGGAGGCCCCCCACCACCGTCATCGGCCCGACGCAGAAGAGCAGGCTGGCGGCGACAAAACCTTCCGTGAAGCGCCCGCCCCCCTGGAAGCGCCGCCTCAACCGCTCGCCCAGCCGGGTCAGCCCCTCCTCGATGCCCAGCGCCTCGCCGATCACGGCCCCCAGCGCGAGGCTGATCAGCGCGAGGATCACGCCGGGGACGACCCCGCCCGTCACCCGGTTGAGGCTCCCCGCCATGTCGAGCCCGATGAAGAGGGTGACCAGGCTGAGCGTTTGCAGCAGGGTGCGCTGGGTGCGCTCGGGAAGCCGCCCGCCGAGGGTGAGCCCCAGCAGGGTGCCCAGCAGAACGGCGGCCACGTTGATCAGGGTGCCGGAGACTTGCGAGAGGAGGCTCATCGGCGACCAGCCTAGCGCCGCGTGCAAAGAACACCGCCCCGGCCCGGTGGGGCGAGGCGGTGCCCGGGAGGAGGGCGGGGATTACTGGCTGCGGTACTTCGGCGTGATGATCTCCTCGCGCCCGCCGAGGTCGAGCTGCTCGGTCACCGCCTGCGCGGTCGTCAGGCTGTAGGCGTCCGCCGCGCCGTAGTTCACCGCGTAGCCCATGTCCTGCAAGGAGCCGATGCTCAGGCGCGAGAGCGGGTTCTTGACACCGCTGTTGAGGTAGCCGGTCATCAGCTCGTTCTTGAAGGTGGTCTCGCGCCAGTGCGCGCCCGCCGTGCCCGAGCCGCCCTGGTTCTCGACGGGCACGGTGCTCAGCGTGCCGCCGAAGGCGCGGTACTCGCGCACCCCGTTGGTGCCGGTATAGACGGGGTTGGTGGTGCCGGTCCCGCTCACGAGGCCGAAGGTCCGCCACAGGCTCCCGATCCCCAGCGAGTGCCCGAGTTCGTGCACGGCGATGTCGGCGAGCTGCGAGCTGAACTGCCCGAGGTCGGCGGTGTCGAAGACCAGGGTCGAGTAGGTCGTCAGACCGCTCGACGAGCGGATGGAGCACGGGCCGCTCTGGGCGAGGACGCCGCCGGGGCCGTCGATGCTCTTGTTGCCCGTGAACACCAGGATGTCGTCGATGGTGCCCGAGAACGCCGCGTTGCTGCCGCAGGAATTGGCGGGGACGTTCGCCGTCACGCTCGGCAGCCCCTGGGTGATCACGCCCTGCCAGCGGCTCGCGGCGGCGTTCATCGCGTTTACCACGCTCGCGTCGCTTCCGGCGGCGAAGCGCAGGGTGATGTTGTAGGCCTCGGTCGCCTGCTCGCCCACCGGCCCGGCGCTGAGGTACGGGTCGAGCGGCAGGGCAGCGACGCCGGGCAACACGGCGCCCTCCTGTGCGGCGGTCGGCGCCTGCACGCCCGCCTCCCGGTTCTGGCCCCCGCACGAGGCGAGCAGGGCGGTCAGGGCGAGGGCAGCGGCGCTGAGGGGGAGTCGGGACATGGGGAGACCTCCGGGTCAAGGGGCGAGGGACGCGGGCAGAAGAGCCCCGGGAAAGGGCTTACACGTTCGTGCGGACGAACAGTTGGAGGAGCAGGCGGAGCGTAGAGCGGAGGGTGTGAGCAGGATGTGGGGGCTGTGAAGGTCTTCACACGAGGTGACACCGAGGGCTTGGGGGGAAGGGTCCAGCCCAGGCCCGAAACAGGGCAAGGAACTACAGGGCTTCTCTCCCCTCATGCCCGACCTGGACGACGGGCCTTGCACTTCGTCGGGGGGGAGGACTCCCCTGATGCCCCCTTTAGGCTTGACGTGGGGGTGACGCGTGGCGTGGTACGCTTCCCCCAAGTTGACCTGTCTCGCCGCCTTGCCACTCTGCCTTCCGCCGTATGGTGCGGGCGGGCCGGGTGGTGGGCTCGGTCAATGCAGAACGTGGTCGGGGCTGCCGTCAGGGCGGCCCCGCGTGCTTTTCGGAGGTTTCCCTTGACGCTCACCGAACAGTTCCAGACGCTCCCGAAGCTCCTGAAGGTCAGCGAGGTCGCCGACTTCACGGGCACCCACGAACGCACCGTCCGCCGCTGGATCCGGGACGGCCGCCTCGGCGCGGTCGAACACCCGAGCGGCCTGCGCGTGCCCCGGCGCTCGCTGTGGCGCTTCCTGGGTCTGGACCTCGGCCTGAGCGCCTGAAGCTGCGTCCGCAGAGCGCCGCCGCATGGGGGGGCTCGGCTCCTCCTGGTCTCCACACGAGCGGCGCGCATCCTCTCCCGTGAACGTCCTGTTCGGGTGGGGGGCGTGAGCCTCGCGGCCCTGCACGCGGCCCTCGCACGGGGGGACGACGTTGCTGCGCTCGCGGCCTTGCAGACGCTCGACTCCTCCGAGCAGACCCGGGCGGCCCCGCTCGCACTGCACCTGGGCAGGCCGTCTCTCGCCGTCCGCTGGGCCGACGACCCCCTCACGCTCGCCGCCGCCCACCTGCGCCTGGGCCACCCGGGGGCCGCGTTGGAGGCCTTGCACGGTCAGCCCGACGCCGCCCGCCCCGCCCTGTTGCGCGCCCGGGCCGCGTGGCAGCTCGGGGGGCCGGACGCCGCCGACCTCGCCGCGCACGCCCGTCACCTCGCCCGCGCCCAGGGTGACGCCGGGGCCCTGACCGCCGCCGTCACCCTGCTCGGCGAACTGCACCTCCGCACCGACCCGCGCGCCGCTCTGCGCACCCTCGCCGAGGGGCTGAGGGTGGCCGAACTCGCGGAGACTCAGGCCGACGCGCACCTGCTTTCGGTCCTCGCCCACGCGCAGGCCTCCGTCGGTAGTCGGGAGAAGGCGGACCGCACGGCGGGGAAGGCCCTGCCTCGCAGCCTGCCCCGCAGCCCGGCGCGGGTGGTCGCCCTGCTCGCCCTCGGGCGGAAGGAGGAGGCGCGGGCGGAGGCGACGGCGGGGGAACTGGGCGAGGTGTGGCTGCGGGGTTTTGCCGACGGGACCTGAGACCGCCTAGGCCAGCCCCGACTCTGCCCAGGCCTTTCCAGAGGGAACGTACGGCGGGCGGATGAACATCCTCGGGCCCGGGTTGCCCTCCAGGTACACGCTCTCGTAGGTCCACACGTTGCGCTCCTGCACGAGGGCGTAGAAGGCCGCGCCGTCCGCCAGTTCCCCGGCGGGAAGGGACAGACGGGCGCGGTAGGCTCCCAGGAAGGGCTCGCCCAGGGCCGGGTTCAGTCCCAGGCTGAGGTGCAGGCAGCGCACGACCTCCCAGGCGCGGGGGGCGCGGCGGGTCTGCTCCCAGTCGATCAGGGCGGTGGGCCGCGTGCCCCCGAAGAACACGTTGCCGTCGTGGTAGTCGCCGTGCAGGAAACGTGAGGGAAAGGCGGGAGGGTAGTCGGGCGAGGGCGAGGCCCCGAGGTACGCCAACCGCTGCCCCGTCCTCTCCAGCGCCCAGCCGTCCACCTCGTCGGGGCGGGGCAGGGCGAGGAGGGCCGAGCGCACGCGCTCCAGCCGTTCAATCGCTCGGCCCACGCTCGACACCCCGAGCCCGGGAACGTCGAACGGCGCGGAGGAGGGGAGCCGGTCATGGAGGTCCGCGAGGAAGGCGCCGAGGGCCGCCGCGTGGGCGGGCGTCAGGCTCCCCCGCGCGACGGGCGCCCCGGGGGCCACGGGAAAGAGGGCGGCGAGGGCGGCCCCCGACCGCCCCACCGTGCCCCCCGCCCGGGTCACGAGCGGCGGCGGCGTGGGAAGCCCGGCCTCCACGGCGAGGGCAATCGCCGCGTGCTCCCGCTCGACCCGCGCCTGCTCGGTGCTTCGGTAGACGCGCAGGTGGAAAGTTCCCGCCTCCGCCCACACCCGGAAGGCCCCGTTGATACTCCCGCCCCCCAGCGGAGCGACGGCCCGCACCGCGCCCACGTCCCAGACCCGCGCGACCTCCTCGGGCCTCACCCCGGCACCACGTCCAGCCGCCGGAGGCCCCGGATCACGAAGCCGCCCACGTACTCGGGCTCCGAGGCCGGGTCGGCGAGGCGCAGCCCCGGAAAGGTGCGGGCCAGGGCGCGCAGGCTGAGAGAGAGTTCGAGCCGCGCGAGAGGCGCGCCCAGGCAGTAGTGCGTCCCCAGCCCGAAGGTCAGGTGCGGGTTGGGGTCGCGGGTCAGGTCCAGCTCGTCCGGGCGCTCGAAGCGGCGCGGGTCGCGGTTGCCGCTCGCGTACAGGAGGCCCACCTTCTCGCCGGGGCGCACGGTCTCGCCGTGCAGAGTGACCTCCTCCAGCGCGTACCGCTCGAAGAGGGGCAGGGGCGTGTCGAAGCGCAGCAGTTCCTCCAGCGCCGTGCGGAAGAGGGGCAGGCTGCCCTGGCGCGGGGCGGCCTGTGCGAGCGTCCGCCACTTCTCGGGCTCCCGCAACAGCGCGAGCACGCCCGCCGAGAGGCCGTTCACCGACGCCTCGTGCCCGGCGTTCAGGAGCAGGATGCAGGTGTCGATGAGTTCGCGCTCGGTCAGGCGGTCGCCGCCCTCCTCGGCCTGGACGAGGGCGGTGATCAGGTCGTCTCGCGGGGCCTGTCGGCGAAGGTGGGCGAGATCGCGCAGCAGGGCGCTGAAGTCCAGCACGGCCCGCTCCGCCGCCACCTGCTCCTCGCGGGTGTAGCTAGGTTCGTACAGCCGCACGATGGCCGCCGACCAGGGGCGCAGTTGACTACGTTCTTCCGGCGGCACCCCCAGCAGTTCGGCGATCACCGTGACGGGCAGGGACTCGGCGTATTCGGCCACAAGGTCGAAGCGGCCCCCCCCTACCTCCGCCAGTTGTCGCGCCAGCAGTGCCTCGATTCGCCCCGCCAGGGCCTCCACCCGCCGGGGCGTGAAGGCGAGGCTGACGAGCGAGCGCAGCCGGGTGTGCTTGGGCGGCTCGGAGTCGAGGAGGTGGTTGCCGTTGAAGGCGTCGAAGTTCGCCTGGGCCGAGTCGGGCGGCGGCCAGCCCAGCTCGTCGCGCGAGTAACGGTGCAGGGCGCTGCGCCCGAAGCGGCGGTCCCGCAGCAGCGCCGCGATGTCCCCGTGCCGGGTCAGGAAGACGCGGCCCAGCCTGGGGTCGCGGAAGGCGGGCGTCTCCTCGCGCACCCGCGCCAGCCAGGGGGAGGGGTCACGCACGAACGCCGGGTCAGTCAGGGGCAGCGCGAACGCGGGCAGGGACATGACCCCAGGCTACGGCAGGCGTGGCGGAGTCCATCTGCGGTCCACCGGGCGTTTCCACCCATCTGTTGCGTTCCTCACGTTGACTGAGGGGGCAAAAGCGGTGTAGCCTTCACTGACCAAAGTCGAGTTAAGGGTGGAACCGCTTCCGAAGAGAGGCGGCGGGCCTCTGGCCTGCAAGGGTCCACCCCGGAGGACGCATGAAGAAAGCAATTGCCGTCGTCAGCCTCATCGCCGCGTTCAGCGCCGCCACCCACGCCGGGGCCGTGACGCTCACCCTGGCCTGTGGGGCCGTGGGTCAGGAACTCGAGCTGTGCAAGGCGGGCGCCGACCGCTGGGCCAAGAAGACCGGGAACACCGTTCGAATCTTCGAGAGCCCGAACCTCACGAACGACCGCCTGGGCCTGTACCAGCAGCAGCTCGCCGCGCGCAGCAGCGACATCGACGTGTACCAGCTCGACGTGATCTGGCCCGGTCTGCTCTCGCAGCACTTCGTGGACCTCAAGGGCAAGGTGCCCGCCGCCGAGATCAACCAGTTCTTCCCGCGCATCGTCGAGGCCAACACCGTGAACGGCAAGCTGGTCTCGCTGCCCTGGTTCACCGACGCCGGGCTGCTGTACTACCGCACCGACCTGCTGAAGAAGTACGGCTACTCCGCGCCCCCCAAGACCTGGGCCGAACTCGCCACCATGGCGAAGAAGATCCAGGACGGCGAGCGCCCGGCGAACCAGACCTTCGCGGGCTTCGTCTTCCAGGGCAAGAACTACGAGGGCCTGACCTGTGACGCGCTGGAGTGGGTGAACTCCTTCGGCGGCGGGACCATCGTGGACAACACCGGCAAGGTCACCATCAACAACCCCAAGGCCGCCCAGGCCCTCGACACCGCCGCGAGCTGGATTCGCAACATCAGCCCGGCGGGCGTGACGACCTACGGCGAGGAGGAGGCGCGCGGCATCTTCCAGTCGGGGAACGCGGCCTTCATGCGCAACTGGCCCTACGCCTACGCGCTGGCCCAGGGCGAGGACTCCAAGGTGAAGGGCAAGATCGGCGTGGCGCCGCTGCCCGCCGGGGTGGGCGGCAAGCCCTCCGCGACGCTCGGCGGCTGGAACCTCGGCGTGAGCTCGTACTCCAAGAACCAGGCCGCCGCCATCGACCTGGTGCGCTACCTGACCAGCCCGGCCGAGCAGAAGATCCGCGCCATCGAGGGGGCCTACAACCCCACCATCCCGGCCCTGTACAAGGACCAGGCGATCCTGAAGGCCAACCCCTTCTTCGGCAGCCTGTACAGCGTGTTCACGAACGCGGTGCCCCGCCCCTCGGCGGCCACCAAGGGCAAGTACAACCAGGTGTCGCAGGCCTTCAGCACTGCCGTGAGCAACGTGCTCAACGGCAAGGCCAAGGGTCAGGCCGCCGTGGCCCAGCTCTCGACCGAAATCGCCCGCATCAAGGGGCGCGGCTTCTAAGCCGGCTCGGTGAGCGGGTGCAACCGGCCCGCACCTGAGCGCCCCCGGGGGACGTCCACGCTTGGGCGTCCCCCCTTCCGTTTCCCGGGCGTGGGGCCACAATCCTTTGCATTCATCTTTTGCTCGCGCGCCCCTCATCCGGCCGCTACGCCAGAGGTTCAGGCTGGTGCCAGCACACACCTGACCGTGGGCTGACGGCTCCCGCCCGTTCTCACCGCCGTTTCCCTCGCCGTTTCTTGGACGGGGCCGACCGCGCCCCGGCACTCAGACCCGCTCCCCGGCCCGCCGGGGTCGCCGGGCGAGACAGGGGGCACCCCATGACCACCAAGGCCACACCACCCACCGCCGTAGCCCCCACCCGCAGGCGCGGCATCGAGACGGCGCGGGCCCGCCAGGCGATCTGGCTGCTGTTGCCGACACTCATCGCCATAGCGGTCGTGGCGGGCTATCCCCTTTACCGCACCTTCTTCTTCGCGCTGCACGAGGCCAACCTCACCACGCCTGACCAGCGCACCTTCCTGGGGCTGGGGAACTTCTGGTTCACCACCGACGAGGGCGTGCCGCTGGGCTTCCTGCAAGACCCCAAGTGGTGGACGGCGGTGCGGAACACGCTGCTCTTCACGGTCGTCAGCGTGTTCCTGGAAACGGTTCTCGGCATGATCATCGCGCTCGTGGTAAACAGCGCCTTCAAGGGCCGGGCCTTCCTGCGCACCGCGATGCTGGTGCCGTGGGCGATTCCCACGGTGGTGAGCGCCCAGATGTGGGCGTATATGTACAACGACTCCTTCGGGCTGGTCGGGCGCGGTCTGCTGGGCGGGCAGGCGCTGCTCGCCAACACCGACTCCGCGATCTGGGCGCTGATCGCCGTGGACGTGTGGAAGACGACCTCCTTCATGGCGCTGCTGATCCTGGCAGGCCTGCAAAGCCTGCCGGGCGACATGTACGAGGCCGCCGACATGGACGGCGCGAGCAGGTGGACCCAGTTCTGGCGCCTGACCCTGCCCCTGCTGAGACCCGCCCTGCTAGTCGCGCTCGTCTTCCGCAGCCTCGACGCCCTGCGCGTCTTCGACATCATGTACGTGATGCTGGGACCGGTGAACGCCTCCAGCACCTCCATGACCGGCTACGCCCGCCTCGCCATGATCGACAACTCGCAGCTCGGCCTGGGCAGCGCGGTCGCCGTGGCGATCTTCCTGATCATCATGGTGATCGTGGTCATGTACGTCACCGCGTTCCGGGTGAAGTTCGACTGAGAGGAGAGCGCCATGTATCTGAAACGCACCAACCCGTTCATGTTCTACCTCCAGCGCGTCCTCTTCTACGTGCTCGTCCTCGTCATCACGGTGTACCTGCTCTTCCCCTTCTTCTGGGCGGTGCTGACGAGCTTCCGGCGGGCCGGGGACCTCTTCCTGCCGCCGCTGCAATTCCTCACGGCGCCCTCCACCTTGAGCAACTACACGCAGGTCTTCTCCAACCCCAACTTCCAGCGCGGGCTGCTCTACAGCGTGATCGTGGCGGTCGCGTCGGTGGTCATCAGCCTGCTGCTGGGCAGTTTTGCCGCCTACGCGCTGGGGCGCTTCAAGTTCAGGGGCAAGGCCTTTATCCTCTACATCATCCTCGCGGTGAGCGTCTTTCCGCAGATCGCGGTGCTGGGCGGCCTGTTCACCCTGGTGCAGGCCACGAGGCTCTTCAACAGCCCGGTCGCCCTGATCTTCAGCTACCTGATCTTCACGATCCCCTTCACGGTCTGGGTGCTGACCTCCTTCGTGCGGGACATTCCCGGTGAGCTGGAGGAGGCCGCGCTCGTGGACGGCGCCTCGCCGCTCCAGACGCTCTTCCGGGTGCTCTTCCCGGTGATGATGCCCGCGCTGGTCACGACCGGGCTGCTCGCCTTCATCAACGCCTGGAACGAGTACCTCTTCGCGCTGACTTTCACGAGTTCCAACCGCACGGTGCCCGTGGTGATCGCCAACTACTCCGGCGCCTCGCAGTACGACCAGCCGTGGGGGCCGATCATGGCGGCGAGCATCGTGGTGACGGTGCCGCTGATCATCCTGGTGCTGGTGTTCCAGCGCAACATCGTCTCCGGCCTGACCGCCGGGGCCGTGAAGGGCTGAGGCTGCACGCACCTCAAGCAGGCAAGAAGGAGGGCGACCCCGCACGAGGTGGCCCTCCTTTTTGCTGTCCTTACTAAAGTAGGACCGGTACCCGAAACTCTCCTGAAGGAGGAAAACGATAGCGTGAGACCCCCTACGATCTCCGATAAGACGGCCGCGTTTCTGCTGAAATTGTTTGGCGTGCTAGCTGTCATTACTTTGATCATGGCGCTTTTGTGGCCTGGTGGCCGAGAGTACGCTTGGGCAGTGTTGCAAGCGCTTTTGGCGGGTGCTATTGCAACGGTGGCATGGTGGATGTGGGGAGGTCCTAGCATCTAAGTCCTGACCCCTACTTCCCCTCCGCCTTGCGCTGCGCCTCGTCCAGCGCCGCCCTCGCGCTCAGCTTGCCGGTGGTGGCCTGCGAGATGGCATCCTCCAGGTACAGGGTCCACTGCTCGAAGGCGGGGGCGGTGGGGCGGGGCACCGCGTGGTCGAGCTGGGCGTGGGCGGCCCTGATCTGGGGATTTCTCGCGTACCAGTCGTTCAGGAGGGGCGTCACGCTGCGGCGGGTGGGCGCGTAGGCGGTGCTCTTGACCCACTCGGCGAGGCGGGCGGGCTCCATCAGGAACTGCCAGAAAGCGACGGCCCCGGCCTGCTCCTGAGGGGAGGCCCCCTGCGGCACGACGAGGTGGGCACCGCCGAGGGGCAGCGAGCACTCCCCCGCCTTCCCGCAGGGAAAGGGCGCGATACCGAGCTGGAAGAAGGGCAGCTTGCGCGCGTCGGTCCAGTTGGCGACGCTGGCGGCGACGAAGAGGTTCTGTCCCCGCGCGAAGTCGAAGGCGGCGCGGGTGGCCTCCGAGAGCCGCCTGGGCTGGGCGACCCCGGCCTCACTCATGCGGGCGAGCTGGGTGAGGGCCGCGACCGCCTCCGGTCCATTCAGGTTGGGGCGGCCGTTCACGACGAGGCTGCCGCCCCGCGAGGTCACGTTCGCCTCGAAGGTCCAGGCGTCGGCGGCGGCGACGAGGGGACGGCGGCCCCGGGTGGCGAGCTGGCGGCTGACGCTCTCGACCTCCGCCCAGGTCCCCGGGACCGACACCCCCTCCCGGCGCAGCGCCCCCGCGTTGTACATCAGGACGGGCACGCTGACGTTCCAGGGGAGGCCGTAGCGTTTGCCTCCGACCTCTCCCGCCCGCCAGATCGGGGGGTAGAGGTCCCCGGTGAGACTGCCCGGCAACGCGTCCGTCAGCCGCGAGAGGTCGGTGAGCCCGCCGTCCGCCGCCAGCCGGGCGAAGCGGGTGAACTCGACCTGGGCGAGCGGGGGAGCCTTGCCCGCCTTCAGAGCGGCCTGGAGCTTGTCGTTCAGCTCGCGGTAGTTGCCGCCCGCCACGGGCACGACCTCGTAGGTGGACTGGGAGCGGTTGAAGGCCTGGGCGTACCCCGCGACCGTGCCCTGGTCCATCGCGTGCCAGAACTCGATGCGGACGGGGGCGGCCTGGGCGGAGGCGGCCAGCAGGAAGGTCAGGGGCAGGGCGAGGCGGCGCATGGGGGGCAGGATAGCGGCCCGGTCTTGCCGCAGCCTGACGCGGGGATTAGGGCAGCACGGGGTAAAGGTCCACCCGGCTGCCGGGCCGCACGTCCTCGCGGGCGGCAATGCCGACCGAGGCGCTGGGGCCGCTGCGCCCGCTCAAACGGGTAAGGAGGTCCACGAACTCGTTCACGTCGAGGCCCCCGTTGGCGATGTACTCGCTGGGCACCCCCCGGGTGGTGAGGTCCGCCACCGTGTCCTGCACGAGGTCCTGAATCTGGGCCTGCACGCGGCGGGGGTCATTTCCCAGGGTCACGTCCATCCGGCGGATGAGCTGGCCGCCCCGGTACAGGGTGCTGTTGGGTCGGGCCTCGCAGGCGAGGTCCACCGGGAAGCCGACCGCCGTGTTGTTCGCGGCGCGGCACTGCACGAAGGTGCTCGCGTTCAGGCCGCGCAGCCTCGCCTCCAGGGCGGCGCGGGCGGGGGCAGGCAGCCGGGCGGCAGGCGCGCCGCGCGCCCCCCGCGCGTTGGCGGCGGCGGCGGCGCTCGCCAGGAAGGTGTCTAGGTTGCGCACGCCCGGCACCACGCCCGCGTACACGAGGTCGTTCTTGGGAAAGGCGAGGTCGGCGTTGCGGCTGGCGCTGAGTTCGGTGCGGGCGCTGGAGTACTCGTCCTGGAGCTTGCCCAGCGAGGCGCGCGTACTCGCCAGGTCGCGGGCGAGCGTCTCGTTCGCCGCCCGCAGGTCGGCCTGCTGGGCCCGCAGCGAGGCGAGGTCGGCGCGCACCCGGTCCCGCTCGGCGAGGGCCGCGTCCCGCGCCTGGGCGGCGGCCTCGCGGTCACGCACCGCCGCGTCGCGGGCGCGGGCAGCGTTGTCGCGCTCCGTCCTCAGCCGCTCGCGGGCGGCGAGAAGCTCGTTGCGCTCGGCGGCGAGCCGGTCACGCTCCCCCTGGGCGGCCACGCGCTGCGCCTCGGCCTGGGCGCTCGCGGCGACGGCGGCGTCACGGGCCCGCCGCGCCGCGTCCCGCTCCCCGGCAAGCTGGTTGCGCTGCGCCTCGATTCTCCGGCGCGAGGCCTCCAGCTCGGCGACCTGTTTCCCCAGGGCCGCCACGCGCTCCTGGGCGGCCTGGGCGCGGGCCTGCGTCTGGGTGGCCGCCGTCTCGGCCTGGGCGGCGCGGGCGTCGAGGTCGGCGACCTGCCCGTCCAGCGCGGCCACCCGCGCGTCGAGCGCCCGGGCCCGCTCCCGGCTGGACGCCAGGGCCTCCTCCGACGCGGTGAGGCGGGCGCGGCTTTCCTCCGCCCGCTTTTCGAGCGCCTCGCGCAGGGCGGTGAGCTGGGCGACGCGGGCCTGCAACCCCGCCGTCTGCGTCTGCGCGGTGCGGCGCTGGGCCTGCGCAGTCTGGAGCCGGACCTGGGCCGCCTTCAGCTCAGTCGTCGCCTCCTCCAGGCTGGCCTGCGCCCGCGCCCGCTCCGCCCGCAGCCGCTCGGCCTCGCGCTGGGCGGCGTCGCGCTCTCGCTGCACCGCCGAGAGGTCGCCCTGCACGTCCTGAAGCTCGTCGCGCAGCGCGGTG from Deinococcus aetherius includes:
- a CDS encoding cytochrome P450 translates to MSLPAFALPLTDPAFVRDPSPWLARVREETPAFRDPRLGRVFLTRHGDIAALLRDRRFGRSALHRYSRDELGWPPPDSAQANFDAFNGNHLLDSEPPKHTRLRSLVSLAFTPRRVEALAGRIEALLARQLAEVGGGRFDLVAEYAESLPVTVIAELLGVPPEERSQLRPWSAAIVRLYEPSYTREEQVAAERAVLDFSALLRDLAHLRRQAPRDDLITALVQAEEGGDRLTERELIDTCILLLNAGHEASVNGLSAGVLALLREPEKWRTLAQAAPRQGSLPLFRTALEELLRFDTPLPLFERYALEEVTLHGETVRPGEKVGLLYASGNRDPRRFERPDELDLTRDPNPHLTFGLGTHYCLGAPLARLELSLSLRALARTFPGLRLADPASEPEYVGGFVIRGLRRLDVVPG
- a CDS encoding SDR family NAD(P)-dependent oxidoreductase gives rise to the protein MPTLHGKVALVTGASRGVGRGVALGLGEAGATVYVTGRTLGGRHPEMPFLVGSLEETAADVTALGGQGVPVQCDHRDDAQTRAVIERITEEYGHLDVLVNNVWGGYEGLHRWDERGQAWNAPFWEQPLSIWNDMFDSGVRAHYVTTALAAPLLIAARGLVVNISFFAGGRHRGSENIPYFLAKNADDRMAEAFANHLRPHRVAAVSLYPGLVRTEGVLLAPEGAFDLSNSESPQFLGRAVAHLAADPGVLDRTGQVLVAAELAGEYGFTDIDGRRPRSIRPEFEAEGPGPESA
- a CDS encoding leishmanolysin-related zinc metalloendopeptidase, whose product is MSRLPLSAAALALTALLASCGGQNREAGVQAPTAAQEGAVLPGVAALPLDPYLSAGPVGEQATEAYNITLRFAAGSDASVVNAMNAAASRWQGVITQGLPSVTANVPANSCGSNAAFSGTIDDILVFTGNKSIDGPGGVLAQSGPCSIRSSSGLTTYSTLVFDTADLGQFSSQLADIAVHELGHSLGIGSLWRTFGLVSGTGTTNPVYTGTNGVREYRAFGGTLSTVPVENQGGSGTAGAHWRETTFKNELMTGYLNSGVKNPLSRLSIGSLQDMGYAVNYGAADAYSLTTAQAVTEQLDLGGREEIITPKYRSQ
- a CDS encoding helix-turn-helix domain-containing protein gives rise to the protein MTLTEQFQTLPKLLKVSEVADFTGTHERTVRRWIRDGRLGAVEHPSGLRVPRRSLWRFLGLDLGLSA
- a CDS encoding DUF554 domain-containing protein → MSLLSQVSGTLINVAAVLLGTLLGLTLGGRLPERTQRTLLQTLSLVTLFIGLDMAGSLNRVTGGVVPGVILALISLALGAVIGEALGIEEGLTRLGERLRRRFQGGGRFTEGFVAASLLFCVGPMTVVGGLQNGLTGDSGTYVLKSTLDGIASLALAGAYGIGVGFSVITVLVLQGGLSLAAGAFAAGLLGGADPGVLKTNAYVLMITGAGGLIISGISWNLMLAGLGWEDRRVRVGSMLPALVVAPLALWVAGRLG
- a CDS encoding phosphotransferase enzyme family protein; the encoded protein is MRPEEVARVWDVGAVRAVAPLGGGSINGAFRVWAEAGTFHLRVYRSTEQARVEREHAAIALAVEAGLPTPPPLVTRAGGTVGRSGAALAALFPVAPGAPVARGSLTPAHAAALGAFLADLHDRLPSSAPFDVPGLGVSSVGRAIERLERVRSALLALPRPDEVDGWALERTGQRLAYLGASPSPDYPPAFPSRFLHGDYHDGNVFFGGTRPTALIDWEQTRRAPRAWEVVRCLHLSLGLNPALGEPFLGAYRARLSLPAGELADGAAFYALVQERNVWTYESVYLEGNPGPRMFIRPPYVPSGKAWAESGLA